In Natronomonas halophila, one DNA window encodes the following:
- a CDS encoding ABC transporter ATP-binding protein, whose protein sequence is MSTPATPVATCDAVSRVYGGSNGRFRRSKPTVQALKDVSLSIDAGEFVCITGASGSGKSTLLHLLAGLDTPTEGRVTVADTDLSACSGKERVRLRRDEVGIVFQRFHLLPALSARANVALPLVEQGVGTKTRRERASDLLERVGMEDRLTHRPDELSGGEQQRVAIARALVTQPSLVLADEPTGELDTQTGRNVLELLQELPEEGRAVVVASHDESIAAAADRRIELRDGRVVEDG, encoded by the coding sequence ATGTCGACGCCCGCCACGCCAGTTGCCACGTGCGACGCAGTGAGCCGCGTTTATGGCGGCAGCAACGGCCGCTTTCGTCGCAGCAAACCAACCGTTCAGGCACTCAAGGACGTTTCTCTCAGTATCGACGCTGGCGAGTTCGTCTGTATTACGGGCGCCAGCGGCAGCGGTAAATCGACGCTGTTGCACCTGCTGGCCGGACTCGATACGCCAACCGAAGGACGCGTTACAGTCGCGGACACTGATCTCAGCGCGTGTTCCGGCAAGGAGCGTGTCCGATTGCGGCGCGACGAAGTCGGTATCGTCTTTCAGCGCTTCCACCTGCTCCCGGCGCTGTCGGCGCGGGCGAACGTCGCATTGCCACTCGTCGAACAGGGCGTCGGCACCAAAACCCGGCGTGAGCGTGCTTCCGACCTGCTCGAACGCGTCGGGATGGAGGACCGACTCACACATCGTCCGGACGAACTCAGCGGCGGCGAACAGCAGCGCGTCGCCATCGCACGGGCGCTCGTAACCCAGCCTTCGCTCGTTTTGGCGGACGAACCGACCGGTGAACTCGATACGCAGACCGGGCGGAACGTCCTCGAGCTGCTGCAGGAACTCCCCGAAGAAGGCCGAGCGGTAGTCGTCGCGTCACACGATGAAAGCATCGCCGCCGCTGCGGACCGTCGTATCGAACTCCGTGACGGTCGGGTGGTCGAGGATGGGTAG
- a CDS encoding CARDB domain-containing protein, whose protein sequence is MTKKRYQVGVTLLFVFITGVLLFAAVPTSVGASSHCDKTVSGGDIQSAINNANAGETVCVEGGPYNQDIVVNNSITLEAIGTVRLDGAGLERGVRVTSQGATVDGFALDGYNLAGITVENADSVTISNTTVNGTTDGIFVNSTASTSITNVTVTNSSRGVIVYSEDTTNDVTIEEVAVSDNGGPGLELVVRNGGTISNFRANDSLFRENQDGIGLNLSDGSLSNVEIRQTFISNNTNGVNITTRGGTTYDNVSVTENLINDSDTGVYVDPAGDLSRDTGFSLTRNVIRNNGVGVDNQNGSAVFDARLNYWGASDGPSSGLRDPESTVIADGSGDTVSESSTSGVSNVRFAPAIGGKSTCDGSGDRVGNELADIVPSDTVEIDIQNETISGPLTDFVGLCAWERAALPLRAGTDTAATSVRLPDISIRESGTDISLNRGSLATYNTSETVPFTFQKTDGAANMDMFANEDAQLVIGRLAGNGGGNVSLEVNTTTENVTFGSKDIEVVQVTHTQLNNTGQLANAIDFTPQRNGTYVAVLVARQTGDGFQPQNGNLTFDLNENDQTIIGVEGIAVQTTASSAKPQTPVVSAGDPVTFDVDANLGQASGVDHTVLMYHEDTFINSLVTVTDYNLTFNDDFSSASGNVTIEVTPPGVASQTVTVNASELLFQSGVVNGTYNGDSFESNTSFLAGEFTIVDDVTAINATAASTTAGDQTTLTLQTGPNWNLGDYRYVHVAAADNGEFSTTDGIVGIGASSFTVTDASLSSTEITEGNSVDITATVQNSGTVTGTFTANLTVDGTQVAQKDVTVGPGATETVTFTRTFNTPGDYSIGVSGTSAGTLTVTESSTTPPGGGDPGGGGDPGGGGSGGGGIVAPPVPTEPTEMTIPGRLARNNTNRAEFEVPDNASDLNLTFEVPETNESRTAGARFTTLNVMSRTSSGYNVTVDTNRAVPASAEPIGAEASPLLYANISYTTNPATFRRSTFNFEVENDRIAGGDPSNVALYRYNETTSEWERFETEVSDTGPTTTSFRASTDGFSVYAIAQQEPDMQVTEASLSENQIQASESVDIEATVENQGDGNGTETIELTVDGETVATQDVTVVSGESTTVTFTESFDEAGSYDIAVGGVFAGTLEVTVPDTPQTATTTETATPVGDDGRSPFVYVAVVLLLVINAAFVIYIYRRRQA, encoded by the coding sequence ATGACGAAAAAGCGGTACCAAGTGGGGGTGACACTCCTTTTTGTCTTCATCACGGGAGTGTTACTTTTTGCCGCTGTTCCGACCAGCGTGGGGGCATCGAGTCACTGTGACAAGACGGTTTCCGGCGGGGATATCCAAAGTGCAATCAATAACGCAAACGCGGGGGAAACGGTGTGTGTTGAGGGCGGGCCATACAACCAAGATATAGTTGTCAATAATTCTATCACTCTTGAGGCGATCGGAACTGTCAGGCTTGATGGAGCGGGCTTGGAGAGGGGCGTTCGCGTCACGTCGCAGGGGGCTACCGTCGACGGATTCGCCCTCGACGGGTACAATTTGGCGGGAATTACGGTCGAGAATGCTGATTCCGTGACGATCTCCAATACGACTGTAAACGGGACTACCGACGGGATTTTCGTCAATAGTACTGCGTCGACATCGATTACGAATGTGACTGTCACGAACTCATCCCGTGGTGTCATCGTCTACTCCGAAGATACCACGAACGATGTGACAATCGAGGAAGTAGCTGTGAGTGACAACGGCGGTCCTGGGCTGGAATTAGTCGTCAGAAACGGCGGTACGATCTCGAATTTCCGGGCAAACGATTCGCTCTTCAGGGAGAATCAAGATGGAATCGGGCTGAACCTCTCTGACGGCTCTCTCAGTAACGTCGAAATCCGACAGACGTTCATCTCGAATAATACGAACGGCGTGAACATCACCACACGCGGAGGGACGACGTACGATAACGTCTCGGTCACGGAGAACCTCATCAACGATAGCGATACGGGCGTCTACGTTGACCCAGCTGGGGACCTTTCACGCGATACCGGCTTCTCACTGACGCGAAACGTCATCCGAAACAATGGGGTAGGAGTCGATAACCAGAATGGTAGCGCCGTCTTCGACGCACGGCTGAACTACTGGGGGGCTTCGGACGGACCCTCAAGTGGCCTTCGTGACCCCGAATCGACTGTCATCGCGGACGGAAGCGGTGATACGGTCTCCGAAAGCAGTACGAGCGGTGTCTCTAACGTTCGCTTTGCGCCCGCAATTGGCGGTAAAAGCACCTGCGATGGCTCTGGTGACCGCGTCGGCAATGAACTGGCCGATATAGTTCCAAGCGATACTGTGGAAATCGACATCCAGAACGAAACCATCAGCGGTCCTCTCACCGACTTCGTGGGGCTGTGTGCATGGGAACGTGCCGCCCTCCCGCTTCGCGCTGGTACGGATACCGCTGCAACGAGCGTACGCCTTCCTGATATCTCAATCCGGGAGAGTGGTACTGATATCTCGCTCAACCGTGGGAGCCTCGCTACCTATAACACCAGCGAGACGGTCCCCTTCACGTTCCAGAAGACCGACGGCGCGGCGAACATGGACATGTTCGCTAACGAAGACGCACAGTTGGTCATCGGGCGACTCGCCGGTAACGGGGGCGGGAACGTTTCGCTCGAGGTCAACACGACCACCGAAAACGTCACGTTCGGCAGCAAAGACATAGAGGTGGTACAGGTCACGCATACCCAATTGAACAATACGGGGCAACTCGCCAATGCAATCGACTTCACGCCGCAACGGAACGGCACGTACGTGGCAGTCCTCGTTGCCAGACAGACGGGGGATGGGTTCCAGCCGCAGAACGGGAACCTCACGTTCGATCTGAACGAGAACGACCAGACAATCATCGGCGTCGAAGGGATCGCCGTCCAGACGACGGCTTCGAGTGCCAAACCTCAGACACCAGTCGTGTCCGCTGGGGACCCCGTCACGTTCGATGTGGACGCCAACCTCGGTCAAGCTAGCGGTGTCGACCATACGGTGTTGATGTACCACGAGGATACGTTCATCAACAGCCTCGTGACGGTCACCGACTACAACCTGACGTTCAACGATGACTTCTCGTCAGCGAGTGGGAACGTCACTATCGAAGTGACTCCGCCCGGTGTGGCGAGCCAGACAGTCACGGTCAATGCCTCCGAACTGCTCTTCCAGAGCGGCGTCGTCAACGGGACGTACAACGGTGATTCGTTCGAATCAAACACCAGCTTCCTCGCTGGTGAGTTCACCATCGTCGACGACGTCACCGCGATCAACGCGACTGCGGCGAGTACGACGGCTGGCGACCAGACGACGTTGACGCTCCAGACGGGGCCGAACTGGAACCTCGGCGATTACAGGTACGTCCACGTTGCTGCCGCCGATAACGGCGAGTTCAGCACGACGGACGGCATCGTCGGTATCGGGGCATCCAGCTTTACCGTCACGGATGCTTCCCTGAGCAGTACCGAAATCACCGAAGGGAATTCCGTCGATATCACCGCAACAGTCCAGAACAGCGGCACCGTGACGGGTACGTTCACGGCCAACCTGACCGTCGACGGCACGCAGGTCGCACAGAAGGACGTCACCGTTGGTCCAGGCGCGACGGAAACGGTCACGTTCACGCGGACGTTCAACACCCCCGGTGACTATTCGATCGGCGTCAGCGGCACGTCGGCCGGGACGCTCACCGTTACTGAGTCGAGTACGACGCCCCCGGGTGGTGGCGACCCCGGTGGGGGTGGCGACCCTGGTGGGGGAGGCAGTGGCGGCGGGGGCATTGTCGCCCCGCCGGTCCCGACTGAACCGACGGAGATGACGATTCCCGGTCGACTCGCACGCAACAACACGAACCGTGCCGAGTTCGAGGTTCCGGACAACGCCTCCGACCTGAACCTCACCTTCGAGGTGCCGGAAACCAACGAATCCCGCACCGCAGGTGCGCGGTTCACCACGCTCAACGTGATGTCCCGTACCTCAAGCGGCTATAACGTCACCGTGGACACGAACCGAGCTGTGCCGGCGAGCGCCGAGCCGATCGGTGCTGAGGCATCGCCACTCCTGTATGCCAACATCAGCTACACCACGAACCCGGCAACGTTCCGCCGGTCGACGTTCAACTTCGAAGTCGAGAACGACCGCATCGCAGGCGGCGACCCGAGCAACGTCGCGCTCTACCGGTACAACGAGACCACGAGCGAGTGGGAGCGCTTCGAGACGGAAGTGAGCGATACCGGTCCGACAACGACGAGTTTCCGGGCCAGTACCGACGGCTTCTCGGTGTACGCGATTGCCCAGCAGGAACCCGATATGCAGGTGACGGAGGCCTCGCTCAGTGAGAATCAGATTCAGGCCAGTGAGTCGGTCGACATTGAGGCAACCGTCGAAAACCAAGGCGACGGGAACGGCACCGAAACGATCGAACTCACCGTCGACGGCGAGACGGTAGCCACCCAAGACGTCACGGTTGTGAGCGGCGAATCAACGACCGTCACGTTCACCGAAAGCTTCGATGAAGCGGGTAGCTACGATATCGCGGTTGGCGGGGTCTTCGCAGGCACGCTCGAAGTGACCGTGCCTGACACGCCACAGACAGCAACGACGACCGAAACTGCGACCCCCGTCGGTGACGACGGCCGGAGTCCGTTCGTCTACGTGGCTGTGGTACTCCTGCTGGTGATTAACGCGGCCTTCGTCATCTACATCTACCGGCGACGGCAGGCGTAG
- a CDS encoding DUF4350 domain-containing protein, which translates to MKTDAPQAALAALVLAVVVVLLVGGATSGVAFGSFNPQWDGTSDLRTTAEQTGSEPTVMQNTTEYVAYGSDDIAFVLAPSREYDRTHTNRIRGFLERGGTLVVADRDGPHGSTLLNRVGADARPNGNGTVLRDERNYHRSPALPVATPVENASIIAGVESVTLNHGTAVEPNGATPVVTTSEFAYLDSDGNESLSENESLASYPVVTTESVGDGRVIVVGDPSIFINVMQDDLGNRAFVEALVDDTNHTIVDVSHGSSPPPLVAALLAIRDSVLLQIGLGLGGLAIVGLIGRIVGRREPAENAAEADPHALSEGLNRLYEDVDRDRLERVTKGIIRTRVEPDDDE; encoded by the coding sequence ATGAAAACCGATGCGCCGCAGGCCGCACTTGCGGCACTGGTCCTCGCGGTAGTCGTCGTGCTCCTTGTTGGCGGTGCAACCTCCGGCGTTGCGTTCGGTTCGTTCAATCCGCAATGGGACGGGACGAGCGACCTCCGAACGACCGCCGAGCAGACTGGTTCCGAACCGACCGTCATGCAGAATACGACGGAATATGTTGCGTACGGTTCGGACGATATCGCGTTCGTCCTCGCGCCGTCGCGTGAATACGACCGAACCCATACGAACCGAATCCGCGGGTTCCTCGAGCGGGGCGGGACGCTCGTTGTCGCCGACCGGGATGGCCCACACGGATCGACGCTACTGAATCGGGTCGGTGCCGATGCCCGACCCAACGGGAACGGGACCGTCCTTCGTGACGAGCGGAATTATCATCGAAGTCCTGCGTTGCCAGTCGCGACGCCCGTGGAAAACGCCTCGATCATCGCTGGCGTCGAGTCGGTGACGCTGAACCACGGGACCGCCGTCGAACCGAATGGTGCGACGCCGGTCGTCACTACGTCTGAGTTCGCCTATCTCGACAGTGATGGAAACGAATCGCTGTCGGAGAACGAGTCTTTAGCCTCGTATCCCGTCGTAACGACCGAATCGGTCGGCGACGGCCGCGTTATCGTCGTCGGCGACCCGAGTATCTTCATCAACGTCATGCAAGACGACCTTGGAAACCGAGCGTTCGTCGAAGCACTCGTCGACGATACCAACCACACCATCGTCGACGTCTCTCACGGCTCGTCACCTCCGCCACTCGTTGCCGCACTACTGGCTATTCGTGATTCGGTACTGCTGCAGATCGGACTGGGCCTTGGTGGCCTCGCAATCGTTGGGCTTATCGGCCGAATCGTCGGACGCAGAGAGCCAGCCGAGAACGCTGCCGAAGCGGACCCGCATGCGCTCTCGGAGGGGCTGAATCGACTGTACGAAGACGTCGACCGCGACCGCCTCGAACGCGTGACGAAAGGGATTATACGTACTCGTGTCGAACCCGACGACGATGAGTGA
- a CDS encoding AAA family ATPase, which yields MSDPGALYDAIRGEVETVLIGNEDIIEGLTVALLSDGHVLLEGVPGIAKTTAAALFARASGLEHTRIQMTPDVLPADITGTQVYREPTGEFETRKGPIFSNVVLADEINRATPKTQSALLEAMAERTVTIEGESYELPSPFLLVATQNPIEMEGTFALPEAQRDRFQQKLTMGLPSRDNERDLLDRFDETPSLGTTSVEQVVEPDDILAAREAVDDVYVDEAVKEYVLELVGATRDHDSVEHGASPRASLAFLRAGKARAAIHDREYVIPDDVKSLAESILVHRLVLQTDAEIGGTAPEDIVADILTSVSAPSGADYDGPVPTDTDETGASEADQKPAPDGGTGDAE from the coding sequence ATGAGTGACCCGGGGGCGCTGTATGACGCTATTCGCGGGGAAGTAGAGACGGTACTGATCGGCAACGAGGACATCATCGAGGGCCTGACCGTCGCGTTGCTCTCTGACGGCCACGTTTTGCTGGAAGGCGTGCCCGGCATCGCCAAAACGACCGCCGCGGCGCTCTTTGCGCGCGCCTCTGGCCTCGAACATACCCGAATTCAGATGACCCCCGACGTACTGCCTGCGGACATTACTGGCACACAGGTGTATCGGGAGCCGACCGGGGAGTTCGAAACCCGGAAGGGCCCAATCTTCTCGAACGTCGTGCTCGCCGACGAGATCAACCGGGCGACGCCGAAGACCCAGAGCGCCCTGCTGGAGGCGATGGCCGAACGGACCGTGACGATCGAGGGCGAGAGCTACGAACTGCCGTCCCCGTTCCTGCTGGTCGCCACCCAGAACCCGATCGAGATGGAGGGGACCTTCGCGCTGCCCGAAGCCCAGCGCGACCGGTTCCAACAGAAGTTGACGATGGGCCTGCCGAGCCGTGATAACGAACGCGATCTCTTGGACCGGTTCGACGAGACGCCGTCACTGGGGACGACATCGGTCGAACAGGTCGTCGAACCGGACGACATTCTGGCCGCTCGAGAGGCCGTCGATGACGTATACGTGGATGAGGCGGTCAAAGAATACGTCCTCGAACTGGTCGGCGCGACGCGAGACCACGACAGCGTCGAACACGGGGCTTCGCCGCGTGCCTCGCTGGCCTTCCTGCGAGCCGGGAAGGCACGTGCGGCGATTCACGACCGTGAGTACGTCATCCCGGATGACGTCAAATCCCTCGCCGAATCCATTCTGGTGCATCGGCTCGTTCTGCAGACCGACGCCGAAATCGGCGGAACAGCACCGGAAGACATCGTCGCGGATATTCTCACCTCCGTCAGTGCGCCGTCCGGCGCGGACTACGACGGACCGGTTCCGACTGATACCGACGAGACCGGGGCTTCAGAAGCGGATCAGAAACCGGCCCCCGACGGCGGCACCGGCGACGCGGAGTAA
- a CDS encoding DUF58 domain-containing protein, whose protein sequence is MQPTRRFWGTAGVGVVLTAAAVLFARPLLFVPAAAVFAWLLASQVAFVHALSRFDDSLAVTQSFDREATVVDDPAVLSITVDGTPASLSVTVRPQMSAGLISESEVDHEFGDLIQVSLRSPVAGTHRVSSPEFEIRDPIGLFSERLARGPPKQLRVEPRRPRRVHVGEGGDTIAASFGEHTGSRGEGGLVPAELREYTTAESANRIDWKATARLPTTHVREFEAETDLATILIIDARSGLDIGTDGETAMDYLRAAALNYLAAAKSLGDPVGCFGIDDDGVRRLVAPTSSTRGLERVREAISDLTSESDSGRRRRTPPLAVRSRQLDRETTFGRTLATYTGARPPAASSADPVTAAVRSARQHHSGTVQFAVFTDDADRADVRNAVGAAKPADNPISVFLAPRVLYEPGSLAELPRAAERYGGFERFRRTLANLEGVRAMEVAPGDRLDTVLEATAIEGASTA, encoded by the coding sequence GTGCAGCCGACGCGTCGCTTCTGGGGGACGGCAGGCGTCGGAGTCGTACTCACGGCGGCCGCCGTCCTCTTTGCGCGACCGCTTCTGTTCGTTCCGGCAGCGGCCGTCTTCGCATGGCTGCTCGCCTCACAGGTCGCCTTCGTGCATGCGCTGTCGCGGTTCGATGACTCACTGGCCGTCACCCAATCGTTCGACCGGGAAGCGACAGTCGTCGACGACCCAGCCGTGCTCTCGATCACCGTCGACGGAACGCCGGCCTCGCTGTCCGTCACGGTTCGGCCACAGATGTCTGCCGGCCTCATCTCGGAATCTGAGGTGGATCACGAGTTCGGCGATTTGATTCAGGTGAGCCTTCGCTCGCCGGTAGCTGGCACCCATCGAGTATCCTCGCCTGAGTTCGAGATTCGTGACCCAATCGGGCTGTTCTCCGAGCGACTGGCACGCGGTCCCCCAAAGCAACTGCGCGTCGAACCGCGTCGTCCACGTCGCGTCCATGTGGGTGAAGGTGGAGATACGATCGCTGCTTCGTTCGGCGAGCATACTGGGAGCCGCGGCGAAGGCGGTCTCGTGCCAGCGGAACTCCGAGAGTATACCACCGCCGAATCCGCAAACCGAATCGACTGGAAAGCCACCGCTCGACTCCCGACGACACACGTCCGCGAGTTCGAAGCCGAAACCGACCTCGCGACGATTCTCATCATCGACGCCCGGAGCGGCCTTGATATCGGTACCGATGGCGAAACGGCGATGGATTACCTTCGGGCGGCTGCCCTGAACTATCTCGCTGCCGCGAAATCCCTCGGTGATCCGGTCGGCTGTTTCGGTATCGACGACGACGGAGTTCGTCGACTCGTGGCACCGACCTCGAGTACGCGAGGCCTCGAACGGGTTCGAGAGGCTATTTCGGACCTCACCTCCGAATCCGACAGTGGGCGCCGACGTCGCACACCGCCGCTTGCGGTCCGGTCACGCCAACTTGACCGGGAGACGACGTTCGGGCGGACGCTCGCGACGTACACCGGCGCGCGACCGCCCGCTGCGAGCAGCGCCGACCCGGTCACAGCTGCAGTTCGGTCAGCACGTCAACATCACTCTGGCACCGTCCAGTTCGCAGTGTTTACGGATGATGCCGACCGAGCCGACGTCCGGAACGCAGTCGGTGCCGCGAAACCAGCCGATAACCCCATCTCGGTCTTTCTTGCCCCACGCGTCCTTTACGAACCCGGGTCGCTCGCCGAGCTGCCACGAGCGGCCGAACGCTACGGCGGCTTCGAGCGATTCCGACGAACGCTGGCCAATCTCGAGGGCGTTCGCGCCATGGAGGTCGCGCCGGGCGACCGATTGGATACCGTGTTAGAAGCCACCGCCATCGAAGGCGCCTCGACTGCGTGA
- a CDS encoding carboxypeptidase-like regulatory domain-containing protein: MSRTLRVVVIVGILLFSLGVAGVAVADEPQHEHPDETGGDGDLAAVEQWLGDNMGEIHADCSEGISVGNFDACEDLDEEYKSYLDRYVTVAGDVDGGESDERAERFNKTRRQQAELAELMQEFNRTYESYKVARATGDETRARADARELRRLADRIRELGGEIAVNFRRLDSATSADLNTAADETEASTREVVLLTNSIEQETFETTRTNISADRVATFHTPAVITGTVRNSTGTPLSNATVTVSGDALQTTVQTNATGQFRASYRPTVVETGTKTLTVNYVPDDADEYLGSNATATVEVRPVDSSVTLVNATTAARFSEAVRVRGRVHSGEQSVPGVLVVVSVGDEVLMTTRTDQSGAFEATTRLPANISTGERTLSVRASEPGHAITPSRTRTSLVVSPTSTNLSANAVPTDGSNGIRITGNLTASNTDTIGERPLTITVGGDVYNATTNVDGEYALTVAASEGQHDIVVRYDEAGTNLQPATADALVELDNPPADGATDTLDANTETLSSFIRNSPVLAGIAGLLVLVGAVIGLFVWRSRRAGFIDEPDDPDETIVDEGVATEAAEGDQSTALLDAAREQLDGSPKDAVQAAYAMARARLGGSSTESTVARTHWEFYHSVSDDLDDERAAALRSVTEAFEQATFAPEGIDASEAAAALDDAERCLAAGDGGTTD; encoded by the coding sequence GTGTCGCGCACGCTTCGGGTGGTCGTAATTGTGGGGATCCTTCTGTTCTCCCTAGGGGTGGCCGGCGTTGCAGTGGCCGACGAACCCCAGCACGAACACCCCGATGAGACGGGCGGTGACGGCGATTTGGCGGCCGTCGAGCAATGGCTGGGCGACAACATGGGCGAGATACACGCCGACTGTTCTGAGGGAATCAGCGTCGGGAACTTCGATGCGTGCGAAGACCTCGATGAGGAGTACAAATCGTATCTTGATCGGTACGTGACGGTTGCGGGCGATGTCGACGGTGGGGAATCCGATGAACGCGCCGAGCGCTTCAACAAAACCCGCCGGCAGCAGGCCGAGCTGGCCGAGTTGATGCAGGAGTTCAACCGAACGTACGAATCGTACAAAGTAGCACGGGCTACCGGCGACGAAACGCGTGCTCGGGCGGACGCACGGGAATTGCGGCGCTTGGCGGATCGGATTCGTGAACTCGGTGGCGAGATAGCAGTAAACTTTCGAAGACTCGATAGTGCTACCAGTGCAGACTTGAACACGGCGGCAGACGAAACGGAGGCTTCGACGCGTGAGGTAGTGCTTCTAACCAACAGCATCGAACAGGAGACCTTCGAGACAACGCGAACAAACATCTCCGCCGATCGGGTTGCGACATTCCACACCCCGGCTGTCATAACTGGAACGGTTCGTAACTCGACCGGAACGCCGCTTTCGAACGCCACGGTCACGGTTTCGGGTGACGCCCTGCAGACGACCGTCCAAACGAATGCGACAGGTCAATTCCGAGCATCGTATCGGCCAACGGTGGTCGAAACAGGCACGAAGACCCTCACTGTGAACTACGTGCCCGATGATGCTGATGAGTACCTCGGTTCGAACGCGACGGCCACCGTTGAGGTTCGTCCGGTCGATTCATCGGTGACTCTCGTGAACGCTACGACGGCCGCTCGGTTCAGCGAGGCGGTCAGGGTACGTGGGCGTGTTCACTCGGGCGAACAGTCGGTGCCTGGGGTTCTCGTCGTCGTCTCCGTTGGTGACGAGGTTTTGATGACGACTCGAACCGACCAATCGGGTGCGTTCGAGGCGACGACACGCCTCCCGGCCAACATTTCAACTGGTGAGCGGACTCTCTCGGTTCGGGCGTCGGAGCCCGGACACGCGATTACGCCGTCTCGGACACGAACCTCGCTTGTGGTCTCTCCGACCTCGACGAACCTCTCCGCTAACGCCGTACCGACCGATGGTTCGAACGGCATCAGGATTACGGGAAACCTGACAGCCAGCAATACCGATACAATCGGTGAGCGGCCGCTAACGATTACCGTTGGTGGCGATGTATACAACGCCACGACGAATGTGGACGGCGAATACGCGCTGACCGTGGCCGCATCCGAGGGCCAACACGACATCGTCGTTCGCTACGACGAGGCTGGAACGAACCTTCAGCCAGCGACAGCTGATGCATTAGTAGAACTCGATAACCCTCCCGCAGATGGGGCTACCGACACTCTTGATGCTAATACCGAGACCCTCTCGTCGTTCATCCGGAATTCCCCGGTTCTCGCTGGTATCGCAGGACTACTAGTTCTGGTAGGCGCGGTTATTGGGCTGTTCGTCTGGCGCTCCCGACGTGCTGGCTTCATCGATGAACCGGACGATCCAGACGAGACGATAGTAGATGAGGGCGTCGCGACAGAAGCAGCAGAGGGGGATCAAAGCACGGCGTTACTCGATGCAGCACGGGAACAACTCGACGGATCGCCGAAGGACGCGGTTCAGGCAGCCTATGCAATGGCTCGAGCAAGGCTAGGCGGCTCGTCGACCGAGAGTACTGTCGCACGAACCCATTGGGAGTTTTATCACAGTGTCAGCGACGATCTGGATGACGAACGTGCCGCGGCGCTTCGCTCGGTGACTGAAGCTTTCGAGCAAGCGACCTTCGCCCCCGAGGGGATTGATGCCTCCGAGGCCGCCGCCGCCCTCGACGACGCCGAGCGGTGTCTCGCCGCGGGCGACGGGGGAACAACCGACTGA
- a CDS encoding DUF1616 domain-containing protein → MTRGRGLWLMLPKQLRNLPADLTAVLTVVALTNLTVFLPVLNETPVRIIVGLAFVLFIPGYAFIAALFPETGEAPTRDDEAERTVAHDTDGKNEGQLRDRGIDGIERIALSFGLSVAIVPLIGLALNFTPFGVRLVPILVSLSGFTVITTAIAAKRRWSLPEDERFRVPYREWYAAGKSEIFAPASTADAALNVALGVAMLVAISSVVYAVAVPPQGEQFTEFYVLSEDSDGELVADNYPEELVAGEPASLHVGIENREYETIDYTVVVQLQEVAGEGNASTVTNRAEIDRWSTTLPGNESKISQREFVVDDATAAEFEGADRRLAFLLYNGAPPTQPTRENSYRNLHLWVNVTADESAS, encoded by the coding sequence ATGACACGCGGTCGGGGGCTCTGGCTGATGTTGCCGAAGCAATTGCGGAATCTTCCCGCCGATCTCACGGCCGTCCTGACCGTCGTTGCACTAACGAATCTCACTGTCTTTCTGCCTGTCCTCAACGAAACGCCGGTTCGCATTATCGTCGGACTGGCCTTCGTACTGTTTATTCCCGGCTACGCCTTCATCGCCGCGCTGTTTCCGGAGACCGGCGAAGCACCGACTCGTGACGATGAAGCCGAACGAACGGTTGCCCACGACACAGACGGGAAGAATGAGGGGCAACTCCGTGACCGTGGTATCGACGGCATCGAGCGTATCGCGCTCTCGTTCGGGCTTTCGGTCGCCATCGTTCCCCTCATCGGACTTGCGCTGAATTTCACACCGTTCGGGGTTCGGTTAGTACCGATCCTGGTAAGCCTTAGCGGCTTTACCGTTATCACGACAGCGATTGCTGCGAAACGCCGCTGGAGTCTCCCGGAAGACGAGCGGTTTCGCGTACCGTATCGTGAGTGGTACGCCGCCGGGAAGTCCGAGATATTCGCCCCGGCCTCGACCGCAGATGCGGCGCTGAACGTCGCGCTCGGTGTCGCGATGCTGGTGGCGATCTCGAGCGTCGTCTACGCGGTTGCGGTACCGCCACAGGGCGAACAGTTCACCGAGTTTTACGTCCTCTCTGAGGACAGCGACGGTGAATTAGTCGCCGACAACTATCCCGAGGAACTGGTCGCCGGTGAGCCAGCGTCGTTGCACGTCGGCATCGAGAACCGTGAGTACGAGACCATCGATTACACGGTGGTGGTCCAACTACAGGAGGTGGCAGGCGAGGGCAACGCATCTACCGTCACAAATCGTGCTGAAATCGACAGGTGGTCGACGACGCTCCCCGGCAACGAGAGTAAGATTAGCCAGCGGGAATTCGTCGTGGATGATGCAACGGCTGCAGAATTCGAAGGCGCGGACCGACGACTGGCGTTCCTGCTGTATAATGGAGCACCTCCCACCCAACCAACCCGAGAGAACTCCTATCGGAACCTCCACCTGTGGGTGAACGTGACGGCTGACGAGAGCGCGTCCTGA